TAAAGCAAATCATGCTTAAGAACGTCGCTGAAGCGGGCATGAATGTCGAAAATGTCTCGGTGATGCAAGCGATGGCCATTCCAGCCACGGGAATGTTGGTGGGTTTGTTAACCGCTATCTTCTTTAGTTATCGTAAGTCACGCCATTACAATTTGGCAGCGCCACAAGCGCAAGCCACATCGGTTGCTGGGTCTAAGGCTGGCGCAAATGTGCATGCGACTCAAGGCGGCCAAGATACCTTAACCTCTATGGCAGCCAATGCCACAGCGCCTAGCAAAGGTAAGACCTTAATTGCGCTATTGGCGATTGTCACCGCCTTTGTGGTACAGCTTTATACCGAATCATTGCTACTGGGCTCATTATTTGGCTTCGGTATCTTTATGGCGACTGGGGTAGTGAAGTGGAACGAAGCGGACAGCGTGTTTAATGAAGGCATTAAGCTGATGGCGATGATTGGCTTCATTATGATTACTGCTCAAGGCTTTGCGGAAGTGATGAAAGCGACTGATCAGATTGCGCCACTGATTGAAGGCGCGACCAACTTGTTCGCCGGTAATAAAGGGGTCGCTGCAATAGTGATGTTGGCGATAGGTCTGATTGTGACTATGGGCATTGGCTCATCGTTCTCGACCATTCCGATTATTGCTGCCATTTATGTGCCTTTGTGTATGGCGATGGGCTTTTCACCACTGGCAACGGTGGCCATTATTGGTACGGCAGGGGCGCTTGGGGATGCGGGTTCTCCAGCTTCTGACTCAACGCTGGGCCCAACCTCTGGTCTGAATGTCGACGGTCAACACGACCATATTAAAGACAGTGTGATTCCGACCTTTTTACACTTTAACTTACCTTTATTGGCGTTTGGTTGGATTGCAGCGATGGTGCTGTAACCCATTATTTTAGTTGTAACGTTTAAATAAAAAGCGAGTGTCGATGGTTCGATGCTCGCTTTTTTTGTGGGTTTATTTGTATGTTGGTGCTATTATTAATTATAACTTCAATAACCCAATTTATCATCAAATTAGTTCATCTTAATTATTATGAATCTATCACGCCTTAAATTAAAACTGTCTATTATCCTATTCTCTTTGGCTTTATCCACAGCGAGTTTGGCCGCTTCTTTTACAGAGACGCAAAGGTTAGCCCAGCAGGGCGATCCAGTAGCGCAACTCAATTTAGGCATTATGTATGATAATGGCGACGGTGTGCGTCAAGACTATGGCAAAGCAGTAGAGTGGTATCAAAAGGCCGCCAATCAAGGTAATGCAAATGCACAATACAATTTAGGCGTTATGTATGTTAATGGCGACGGTGTGCGTCAAGACTATCAAAAAGCCAGAGAGTGGACTCAAAAAGCAGCCGTACAAGGGTATCCAAAGGCACAGTACAATTTAGGTGTTATGTATGAGTATGGTGAAGGCGTGCGTCAAGACTATCAAAAAGCCAGAGAGTGGTATCAAAAGGCAGCCAATCAAGGTGTTGCAGAGGCACAATATAATTTAGGCACTATGTATGAGAATGGCAATGGCATGCGTCAGAACTATGCCAAAGCAGTAGAGTGGTATCAAAAGGCAGCTAGTCAAGGACTTGCAGAGGCACAATACAATTTAGGCATTATGTATGATAATGGCGAAGGTGTTCGTCAAGACTATGCCAAAGCAGTAGAGTGGTATCAAAAAGCGGCCAATCAAGGGGATGCAGAAGCGCAATATAATCTAGGTGTTAGATATTATAATGGCGAAGGGATATCTCAAGATTATCAAAAGGCGAGAGAGTGGTTCCAAAAGGCCGCAAATCAAGGTGATGGAAAGGCACAATTCAATTTAGGTGCCTTATACTACTATGGTCAAGGCGTACGTCAGGATAAGGCTAAAGCCAAAAGCTATTTTGGCCAAGCATGTGACAATGGTGACCAAGAGGGTTGCGAACAATATCGTATCTTAAATGAAGCCGGTTATTAACCAGCCATTTTAATCTTAAAGTTTAGAATAAAAAAGCGAGTTTCGATGGTTCGATGCTCGCTTTTTTTGTGGATTAAGACTGTTATGATTTAAGACTCAGTTTGGTTGTCAAAGTGTTGAGCAAGTTGCGAACAACAGGTTAATAACAGATAGCCAAAGGATACCAGTAACCATAAAATTAAGTGTGCCAGTGGCGGTGGTGCATGCAGTAGCCTAGGACCAAAGAAGCCCAACAATACGAAGGTGATAACCAGCATCACTAAATACTTATAACGGCTCAGCATAAAGCGGTCAGCGACGGCAAGCAAAGTGATTTGCAGTAGCATGATCGCATTCATCTTCATAACCAGATTAATAGGATAATAGTCTGTGTCAGGTTGATCCATGAAATGTATCGCATAATGATCAGGAATATAGCCTGCCATGATGATTTGATAGACAGCGATTGCCCACAAAATCACAAACGTAACCTTAAACGGATGGGCTTTGATATAAGCAATGATCTTATTTAGATAAGCTGATTGAGCCAAAGTTGATTCCTTTGTTGTCGATAATGGATTGTTCCCAATCAAAAAAGTAGTTATGGCAAGCGATGATGACAAGGCAGTAGCGTTAAAACCGCAACAGTTAAGATGCCGCTAATTGTATAAATAGCGACAAACTTGCCAAATACAGGTTAATAACAGATAGGCGCAAGCTAATACGGTCCACATCATCATCCATACCAAGGCAGGCGGGGCATGCATAATCATCATCCCAAAGAAAAACATCAGGGGCAGGGTAACGATCAGCATCAGGCCAAACTTCCAGCGACTGCGCATATAAAAATCGATCGCAGCGAGTACAGCAAGATGCAACAGCATTATGACATTTAAAGTGACCACTAAGCCAGTCGCGTAAGGCTGTGGCTCAGGGCTATCCATATAACGCAAGGCAAAAGGGTTGGGGCGATAGCCTGCCATGATAATCTGATACACAAACAGCGCCCACAAAATCACAAACACAACTTTAAATGGATGCGCCTTGATATAAGCGATAACAGAAGCTAAATACGGCGTTGTATTTTTCATAGAGTCCTTTGAGGTGGTGTGCTTTAGGTTAGGATTAAACTGCACCAGTGATGCGTATCGTATGTGCTGCTTATGCGTTCATTAGTCTTCAAACTTATCAATCTCACCGGTTAGATAGCCCAAAAAATCATCGCCATTGCTCATTAATGCTTTGAGCTTATCGGGATTCACCAGTCTTGCCAATTCCTCTTCCGTAAATAGCTGTTCTTCAGGCGATAATTGACGTTGCTGTGCCACTCGGCTGCTATTCTCTAGGCTTTGTAGGTGTTTGTCTACATTGTCTGCAACGCTCTTAGTGCTTGAGCTTTCAGGTTTCACGCTCGCAGCGTTGTCTTTATCCTGCTTATTCTTTTTTAAATTATTATTTAAATCATTATTTAAATGCTTGGTATCTAAATGTTTGCTCATATTTTGGCCTTATGAAAACCAGCGTATTTTTTCTGGGGTAATCAGTGCATTTAAAGGCACATCCCAAGGCTGGGTGTCTAACTGCTCAACCACTTGAAACTCATGGCACCAACCAACGCGTAGTGGATGACGGCGGTGATTCTTTGAACTGCTGTATTGATACGACTTGGCCAGCGTGGTGTCATAAAAGCCGCCGCCCATCCCCATACGATTGCCGTGTTCGTCAGCGGCGACCAACGGACACATAATCAGATCAAGCTCATCAGCGAATAACAGATGCCGGCTTTTGGACTCTTTCATTCCAAAGCTGTGGCGAACGCTGGCAATATCAGACAGCTGACTGTTATAAACCGGCGTAAAGCGGATGTGTCTGTTGTCTTTGCCCAACGTATTAATCACAGGTATATAAGCCTGATAGCCCATGCGCTGACACCACTTAAGCAGAGGCTGAGTCGGCAGCTCACCAAAGTCATCGATATAGATGCCGACTTTGGCACCTTTAGGCAGGCGAGGGGTTAGCTTAGATAAAAAGCGAAACGCCATTGAACCGGCGTGACGGCGCTGCTGAGCGGTTAAGGCGCGGCGTTGACGATTGATATCTCGGCGAGAAGGATTGGTTGTTTTCATGTTGTCACTTATATCTTACTGGCGTATTTAACGGTTATATTGTCTATCAGCTCTGGTTTTATAGTGTCGATATTATGGTTGATGCTGTTTTTATACGGGCTGGCATGTGCAGATAGCGATCTTATAGCAGCCACAGCAGATACAGCAATGTGCTTGAATTATGGATTCAACTAGGCGTATTATTAACGCCGTCTTATAGGTGTCATGGCTTATTGAAACTATCTTTTATAGCTCCTCTAAATGCGTTTGACTGTCAGTCATGCTATCATAATTGCGCTATAATCAAAGCAATCGTAAACCAAGTCAGGTCACAACTACCATAACAAATTGTTTTAGCTTTTATATAATAAATAGGAGACAGTATGACAACTCGTACCGAAAAAGACACCATGGGTAATGTAGAAGTACCTAGTGAAGCGTACTGGGGTGCACAAACTCAGCGCAGCCGCGAAAACTTTAAAATTGGTGGTGAGACTCTGCCACGTCCAATGATTGAAGCCATGGCATTGGTAAAAAAAGCAGCCGCCATCACTAACGCAAGCCTTGGCCGTATCGAAGAGAGCCAACGTGACCTTATCATCCAAGCCGCTGACGAAGTCATCAACGGCGGTCTAACTGATCAGTTCCCATTAGTGGTATGGCAGACCGGTTCTGGTACTCAGTCAAACATGAACATGAACGAAGTACTGGCCAACCGTGCAAACGAAATTGCCGGTTCTGAGCGTGGTACTTATTCTCCAATCCATCCAAACGACCATGTTAACCATGCACAGTCAACCAACGACAGCTTCCCAACCGCTATCCGTGTTGCTGCTGCGCGTCAAATCAACAGCCTGTTAATCCCAGCGGTTAAAGCGCTACGTGACACGTTAGACAAAAAAGCCAAAGAATTCGACAGCATCGTAAAAATTGGCCGTACGCATTTACAAGACGCAACACCACTGACCCTAGGTCAAGAATTCAGCGGCTATGTTAGCCAGCTAGACCATGCACTAGTTCGTATCGACAATGCCCTACAAGGTCTGTATGAATTACCACTAGGTGGTACGGCAGTTGGTACCGGTCTAAACTCACACCCAGACTATGCGGTAAAAGCTGCTGAGCAACTATCAGAGCTAACCGGCCTACCATTTGTCACTGCACCAAACAAATTCGAAGCGCTAGCCGCTCGTGACGCAGAAGTATTTGCATCAGGCGCGCTAAAAACACTAGCAGCCAGCTTAAACAAAATCGCTAACGACGTACGCTGGTTAGCATCTGGCCCACGTTGTGGTCTTGGTGAATTAACTATCCCTGAAAATGAGCCAGGCTCATCAATCATGCCAGGTAAAGTGAACCCAACTCAGTCTGAAGCGATGACAATGGCCGTTGCTCAAGTAATGGGTAACGACGCAACTATCAGCTTCGCTGGTGCATCAGGTAACTTTGAGCTAAACGTTTATAAGCCAGTAATCGCTTATAACTTACTGCAATCAATCAAACTAATGGGCGATGCGTGCAACAGCTTTAACGAAAACTGTGCAGTAGGTATCGAGCCAGTTAAAGATAAGATTGATGACTTCTTACACAACTCACTAATGCTAGTGACTGCGTTAAACCGTCATGTGGGTTATGAAAACGCAGCGAAAATCGCTAAGACTGCTTATAAAGAAGACAAAACATTGAAGCAAGTTGCGGTTGAGCTTGAACTAATGACTGAAGCGCAGTTTGATGAGTGGGTGAGACCAGAAGAGATGGTTCATCCTAAATAATTGCACCATAAAAATCTGATTAGCATCTTTAGTCAATTTCAGCCTACAAGTCGTAGTACTTTAAATTGACTGCCTCGCTACTCAAATTTTTAGCATTTGGTTGATTAACTAAAAATGCTAACAGCCATTCAAAAAAAGACCCTGTCACATTTGGTAGGGTCTTTTTTTTATAACTTTTATTTAGTTTTTGGAAGTATTCTATTAGGCCTTAGTTTTGAATGAATGATTACGCTCATTATAAGAACCAATTGTACACATGGTGAAATATTTTTTACGTAATATTAACAGGATATTCAATAATCATAACAGCGCCGTTAAAGTAAATCACTTATCATAGTAAACATCAAAGCAGACATTTGTTTGAAAATTTTGATAATTAACTCCTTTAAGTCTAGAAGTTAGATCAATAATCTCTTAAGTGTCACTTACGATAAAAATCACTTTAATGACTATTAATCCAAAAATTATAAGAGGATATTTATGAAAAAGTTAACAACTGTATTATCAAGTGCTGCTTTGTTGGCGGCTGCGTTAGGCTCTGTACCAGCAATGGCTTATACTAATAAAGTTATGGACCCAGCTAAAAGCCATGACACAGCAGTTAAAGTTAGAAAAGTAAATTATACTTGCGGTGGCAACGAAAAACTAAGCGTAACGTATGGTTTTAACAACCAGTCTTTACCAACTTATGCGCAAGCTAATTTAAATGGTAAAGACAGATTTTTACCAATTAACTTAGGCCGCTCAGACAGCGTTGATACTGTCTTTGGTGATGAAGAAAACTTTAGTATCATGACCGATGCGATGCGTTTAGGTAACTATCACAAGCTAAGCATCAACGTACAAAATGCGAATAGTGAAATTGTTTATAAAGGCTGTAACGTCAGATCAGTTCAAAAGTTAAAAGGCTAATTGACTAATTTAGCAATGAGCTCTTCGCTTAAATAAAAAGACCTTGTCGTTGTGGCAAGGTCTTTTTATTTCTTACAATGTTATTTCTTAGAGCATCGACTCACCA
Above is a window of Psychrobacter sp. FDAARGOS_221 DNA encoding:
- a CDS encoding Na+/H+ antiporter family protein, yielding MVNAVLLAVIVMLGLSLARVHVVLSLLIGAMVGGLVGGLGVDATLVAFQDGIKNGAQIALSYALLGAFAVAIAHSGLPQSLSNGVINRINNNQGGTQSIKWGLFFGLVLMSVFSQNLIPIHIAFIPLIIPPLLGVFNRLQVDRRLLACLMTFGLVTTYMFIPYGFGEIYLKQIMLKNVAEAGMNVENVSVMQAMAIPATGMLVGLLTAIFFSYRKSRHYNLAAPQAQATSVAGSKAGANVHATQGGQDTLTSMAANATAPSKGKTLIALLAIVTAFVVQLYTESLLLGSLFGFGIFMATGVVKWNEADSVFNEGIKLMAMIGFIMITAQGFAEVMKATDQIAPLIEGATNLFAGNKGVAAIVMLAIGLIVTMGIGSSFSTIPIIAAIYVPLCMAMGFSPLATVAIIGTAGALGDAGSPASDSTLGPTSGLNVDGQHDHIKDSVIPTFLHFNLPLLAFGWIAAMVL
- the fumC gene encoding class II fumarate hydratase, with protein sequence MTTRTEKDTMGNVEVPSEAYWGAQTQRSRENFKIGGETLPRPMIEAMALVKKAAAITNASLGRIEESQRDLIIQAADEVINGGLTDQFPLVVWQTGSGTQSNMNMNEVLANRANEIAGSERGTYSPIHPNDHVNHAQSTNDSFPTAIRVAAARQINSLLIPAVKALRDTLDKKAKEFDSIVKIGRTHLQDATPLTLGQEFSGYVSQLDHALVRIDNALQGLYELPLGGTAVGTGLNSHPDYAVKAAEQLSELTGLPFVTAPNKFEALAARDAEVFASGALKTLAASLNKIANDVRWLASGPRCGLGELTIPENEPGSSIMPGKVNPTQSEAMTMAVAQVMGNDATISFAGASGNFELNVYKPVIAYNLLQSIKLMGDACNSFNENCAVGIEPVKDKIDDFLHNSLMLVTALNRHVGYENAAKIAKTAYKEDKTLKQVAVELELMTEAQFDEWVRPEEMVHPK
- a CDS encoding 5-formyltetrahydrofolate cyclo-ligase; this encodes MKTTNPSRRDINRQRRALTAQQRRHAGSMAFRFLSKLTPRLPKGAKVGIYIDDFGELPTQPLLKWCQRMGYQAYIPVINTLGKDNRHIRFTPVYNSQLSDIASVRHSFGMKESKSRHLLFADELDLIMCPLVAADEHGNRMGMGGGFYDTTLAKSYQYSSSKNHRRHPLRVGWCHEFQVVEQLDTQPWDVPLNALITPEKIRWFS
- a CDS encoding adhesin; its protein translation is MKKLTTVLSSAALLAAALGSVPAMAYTNKVMDPAKSHDTAVKVRKVNYTCGGNEKLSVTYGFNNQSLPTYAQANLNGKDRFLPINLGRSDSVDTVFGDEENFSIMTDAMRLGNYHKLSINVQNANSEIVYKGCNVRSVQKLKG
- a CDS encoding SEL1-like repeat protein, with protein sequence MNLSRLKLKLSIILFSLALSTASLAASFTETQRLAQQGDPVAQLNLGIMYDNGDGVRQDYGKAVEWYQKAANQGNANAQYNLGVMYVNGDGVRQDYQKAREWTQKAAVQGYPKAQYNLGVMYEYGEGVRQDYQKAREWYQKAANQGVAEAQYNLGTMYENGNGMRQNYAKAVEWYQKAASQGLAEAQYNLGIMYDNGEGVRQDYAKAVEWYQKAANQGDAEAQYNLGVRYYNGEGISQDYQKAREWFQKAANQGDGKAQFNLGALYYYGQGVRQDKAKAKSYFGQACDNGDQEGCEQYRILNEAGY